The Fusobacterium periodonticum 1_1_41FAA genome includes a window with the following:
- a CDS encoding putative manganese-dependent inorganic diphosphatase, with product MEEILVFGHKNPDTDSICSSIAMSNLRKQQGFNAIPCRLGEINKETKFVLDKLGVKSPKLLKTVSAQITDLNYVEKSTISTEDSIKEALDLMTKENFSSLPVIDTEGYFKTMLSISDIANTYLEIDYSDLFSKYSTTFENLKEALEGEVISGNYPEGEIASNLKEASELESLKKGDIVITTSLTDGIDKSIQAGARVVIVCCRKGDFISPRVTSECAIMLVRHSFFKAISLISQSISVGGILNTDKVLFNFNKEDFLSEIRGIMKDANQTNFPVLEDDGKVYGTIRTKHLIDFHRKKVIMVDHNEFSQSVEGIQDAHILEVVDHHKFANFQTNEATKIRTEPVGCTSTIVYGLYKEAKIEPDEKTALLMLSAILSDTLLFKSPTCTSRDVEVAKELAKLAKVDNIQEYGMEMLVAGTSMAKSSMKEIINQDKKIFPIGDMEIAVAQINTVQIEELSARKEEIAKEIEHEIGKYGYSLFLFVVTDIINSNSLVFTYGKEIELVENAFKKEVVNNEILLENVVSRKKQIIPFLMTAAQNM from the coding sequence ATGGAAGAAATTTTAGTCTTTGGACATAAAAATCCAGATACAGATAGCATCTGCTCAAGTATAGCAATGTCGAATTTAAGAAAGCAACAAGGATTTAATGCTATTCCTTGTCGTCTTGGTGAAATTAATAAAGAAACAAAATTTGTTTTAGATAAATTAGGAGTGAAAAGTCCTAAACTTTTAAAAACTGTAAGTGCTCAAATAACAGATTTAAATTATGTTGAAAAGAGTACAATATCTACAGAAGATTCAATCAAAGAGGCATTAGACTTAATGACAAAAGAAAATTTCTCAAGTTTACCAGTTATAGATACAGAAGGATATTTTAAAACAATGTTAAGCATTTCAGATATAGCAAATACTTATTTGGAAATAGATTATTCAGATTTATTTAGTAAATATAGTACTACTTTTGAAAATTTGAAAGAAGCTTTGGAAGGGGAAGTTATAAGTGGAAACTATCCTGAAGGAGAAATTGCATCAAATTTAAAAGAAGCTTCAGAATTAGAGAGTTTAAAAAAAGGTGATATAGTTATAACAACTTCTTTGACAGATGGTATAGATAAATCTATTCAAGCTGGGGCAAGAGTTGTAATAGTATGTTGTAGAAAAGGTGACTTTATCAGTCCACGTGTAACATCAGAATGTGCAATTATGTTAGTTAGACATTCATTCTTTAAGGCTATATCTCTAATCAGCCAATCAATATCGGTTGGTGGGATTTTAAATACAGATAAAGTTTTATTCAATTTTAACAAAGAAGATTTCTTAAGTGAAATTAGAGGAATAATGAAGGATGCAAACCAAACTAACTTTCCTGTTTTAGAAGATGATGGAAAAGTATATGGAACAATAAGAACAAAGCACCTTATAGATTTCCATAGAAAAAAGGTAATTATGGTTGACCATAATGAATTTTCACAATCAGTTGAAGGAATACAGGATGCACATATACTTGAAGTTGTAGACCATCATAAGTTTGCTAACTTCCAAACAAATGAAGCTACAAAAATAAGAACGGAACCAGTAGGTTGTACATCTACAATAGTATATGGACTATATAAGGAAGCTAAGATTGAGCCTGATGAAAAGACTGCTTTACTTATGTTGAGTGCAATCCTTTCAGATACTTTACTTTTTAAATCTCCTACTTGTACAAGTAGAGATGTTGAAGTTGCAAAAGAATTAGCAAAACTTGCAAAAGTGGATAATATACAAGAATATGGTATGGAAATGCTAGTTGCAGGAACTTCAATGGCTAAGTCTAGTATGAAAGAAATTATTAATCAAGATAAGAAAATATTCCCTATTGGTGATATGGAAATTGCAGTTGCTCAAATCAATACAGTACAAATTGAAGAATTGTCTGCAAGAAAAGAAGAAATTGCCAAAGAAATAGAACATGAAATAGGAAAATATGGATATTCATTATTCTTATTTGTGGTAACAGATATTATAAATTCAAATTCCCTAGTATTTACTTATGGAAAAGAAATTGAATTAGTAGAAAATGCTTTTAAGAAGGAAGTAGTTAATAATGAAATTTTACTTGAAAATGTTGTTTCAAGAAAAAAACAAATTATACCTTTCTTAATGACAGCAGCTCAAAATATGTAA
- a CDS encoding FxLYD domain-containing protein — MKKLFLLIALSLSLASCGLVSATGSVVGGTISAVGSVTGAVIKTTGKIIGAVIGGSDSEVKVKDTKYKFSGVEMEVDQYTAVITGTLTHNGSTKKNLRLSIPCFDKKGNRVGDAIATIDELEKGKKWKFRAVLNEENVASCKIKDAYITVE, encoded by the coding sequence ATGAAAAAATTATTCTTATTAATAGCCTTAAGTTTAAGTTTAGCAAGTTGTGGACTTGTAAGTGCCACAGGAAGTGTTGTAGGCGGAACTATAAGTGCTGTTGGTTCTGTTACAGGTGCAGTGATAAAAACAACTGGAAAAATTATAGGTGCTGTCATTGGTGGAAGTGATAGTGAAGTAAAAGTCAAAGATACAAAATATAAATTTTCAGGAGTTGAAATGGAAGTTGATCAATATACTGCTGTGATAACAGGAACTTTAACTCATAACGGAAGCACTAAGAAAAATCTTCGTTTATCTATTCCTTGCTTTGATAAAAAAGGAAATAGAGTTGGAGATGCTATTGCCACTATAGATGAACTTGAAAAAGGTAAGAAATGGAAATTTAGAGCTGTTTTAAATGAAGAAAATGTTGCTTCTTGTAAAATTAAAGATGCATATATCACTGTAGAATAA
- a CDS encoding alanine/glycine:cation symporter family protein, which translates to METLNSIVGQINTVLWSYVLIALLILSGLFYTIRTGFAQGRLLGDMVALITGKLSSLRDGEKKVAGQVTGFQAFCIAVASHVGTGNLAGVAIAVAVGGPGALFWMWVIALLGGATSLIENTLAQTYKVKEGNGFRGGPSYYMEKALGQKTLGYIFSVIVIVTFAFVFNTVQANTIAQAFETSFNMSSAVAGVILAALTALIIFGGLNRIANVVSFMVPIMAIGYVIVALYVLIVNAVHIPALFMSIIEAAFGIKQAVGGAIGVAMLQGIKRGLYSNEAGMGSAPNAAATSNVSHPVKQGLLQAFGVFVDTILICSATGFIVLLYPEYNTIGEKGIKLTQLALSHSVGAWGAGFITLCIFLFAFSSLVGNYYYGEANLEFLTKSKTSMLVFRVLTVACVYLGSVASLGLVWDIADVSMGIMALMNIVVIAILSPKAVAIINDYIKQRKEGKNPVFRAKDIPGLENTECWDD; encoded by the coding sequence ATGGAAACATTGAATTCTATAGTTGGACAAATTAACACGGTTTTATGGTCTTATGTTCTTATTGCACTTTTAATTTTATCAGGACTATTCTACACAATAAGAACAGGTTTTGCTCAAGGAAGATTATTAGGTGACATGGTTGCCTTAATAACTGGAAAACTTTCTTCTCTAAGAGATGGTGAAAAGAAAGTTGCAGGTCAAGTAACAGGATTCCAAGCATTCTGTATAGCAGTTGCTTCTCACGTTGGAACAGGTAACCTTGCTGGAGTTGCAATAGCAGTTGCAGTTGGAGGACCTGGAGCATTATTCTGGATGTGGGTTATCGCACTTTTAGGAGGAGCAACAAGTTTGATAGAAAATACTCTAGCTCAAACTTATAAAGTAAAAGAAGGAAATGGATTTAGAGGTGGACCTTCTTATTACATGGAAAAAGCTTTAGGACAAAAAACTTTAGGTTATATCTTCTCTGTTATAGTTATAGTAACATTTGCATTTGTATTCAATACAGTTCAAGCTAATACTATAGCACAAGCTTTTGAAACTTCATTTAATATGAGTTCTGCAGTAGCAGGAGTAATCTTAGCAGCTCTTACAGCTTTAATCATCTTCGGAGGACTAAACAGAATAGCTAACGTTGTATCTTTCATGGTTCCAATAATGGCTATAGGATATGTTATAGTTGCTTTATATGTTTTAATCGTTAATGCAGTTCATATTCCAGCATTATTTATGAGTATCATTGAAGCAGCTTTTGGTATAAAACAAGCTGTTGGTGGAGCAATTGGAGTTGCTATGTTACAAGGTATCAAAAGAGGACTATACTCTAACGAAGCAGGTATGGGAAGTGCTCCAAATGCAGCAGCTACTTCAAACGTATCTCACCCTGTAAAACAAGGTTTATTACAAGCTTTCGGTGTATTCGTTGATACTATCTTAATTTGTAGTGCAACTGGTTTCATCGTTTTACTATACCCTGAATACAACACTATAGGAGAAAAAGGAATTAAATTAACTCAACTTGCTCTTTCTCACTCAGTTGGAGCTTGGGGAGCTGGATTTATAACTCTATGTATCTTCTTATTTGCTTTCAGTTCATTAGTAGGAAACTACTACTACGGAGAAGCAAACTTAGAATTCTTAACTAAGAGTAAAACTTCTATGTTAGTATTTAGAGTTTTAACAGTTGCTTGTGTATACTTAGGATCAGTTGCAAGTTTAGGACTTGTTTGGGATATAGCTGACGTATCTATGGGTATTATGGCATTAATGAATATAGTTGTTATCGCAATACTTTCTCCAAAAGCTGTTGCTATTATCAATGACTACATCAAACAAAGAAAAGAAGGAAAGAACCCTGTATTTAGAGCTAAAGATATACCAGGTTTAGAAAATACAGAATGTTGGGATGACTAA
- the glsA gene encoding glutaminase A, with translation MEELLKELVEKNRKFAVDGNVANYIPELDKADKNALGIYVTTLDGQEFFAGDCNTKFTIQSISKIISLMLAILDNGEEYVFSKVGMEPSGDPFNSIRKLETSSRKKPYNPMINAGAIAVASMIKGKNEKERFTRLLDFAKLITEDDSLDINYKIYCGEADTGFRNFSMAYFLKGEGIIEGNVEEALTVYFKQCSIEGTAKTISTLGKFLANDGVLSNGERIITTRMAKIVKTLMVTCGMYDSSGEFAVKVGIPSKSGVGGGICSVVPGKMGIGVYGPALDKKGNSLAGGYLLADLSEELSLNIF, from the coding sequence ATGGAAGAGCTATTAAAAGAACTTGTTGAAAAAAATAGAAAATTTGCTGTAGATGGAAATGTTGCTAATTATATTCCAGAGCTTGATAAAGCAGATAAAAATGCTTTAGGTATTTATGTTACAACCTTAGATGGTCAAGAATTTTTTGCTGGAGATTGTAATACAAAATTTACTATACAAAGTATATCAAAAATAATTTCTTTGATGCTCGCAATATTAGATAATGGTGAAGAATATGTTTTCTCAAAAGTTGGAATGGAACCAAGTGGAGATCCATTTAACTCTATAAGAAAGCTTGAAACATCAAGTAGAAAAAAACCATATAATCCTATGATAAATGCTGGAGCAATAGCTGTTGCATCTATGATAAAAGGAAAAAATGAAAAAGAAAGATTTACAAGACTATTAGATTTTGCAAAATTGATTACAGAAGATGATAGTTTAGATATAAACTATAAAATATATTGTGGAGAAGCAGATACAGGATTTAGAAATTTCTCTATGGCATACTTCTTGAAAGGTGAAGGAATAATTGAAGGAAATGTTGAAGAAGCTCTAACAGTATATTTCAAACAATGCTCAATTGAAGGGACAGCTAAAACTATATCAACATTAGGAAAATTCTTAGCAAATGATGGGGTTCTTTCAAATGGAGAAAGAATAATAACAACAAGAATGGCAAAAATAGTTAAAACATTAATGGTAACTTGTGGAATGTATGATAGTTCAGGAGAGTTTGCAGTAAAAGTTGGAATACCTTCAAAAAGTGGAGTAGGTGGAGGAATTTGCTCTGTTGTTCCAGGTAAAATGGGAATAGGAGTATATGGACCTGCTTTAGATAAAAAAGGAAATTCTTTAGCTGGAGGATATTTACTAGCTGATCTATCTGAAGAACTTTCTTTAAATATTTTTTAG
- a CDS encoding FprA family A-type flavoprotein, producing the protein MHNVRNITENLYWIGANDRRLALFENIHPIPEGVSYNSYMLLDEKTVVFDTVDWSVTRQYVENIEYLLNGRELDYLVVHHMEPDHCGSIEELALRYPNLKIISSEKGFMFMRQFGYKSINGHELIEVKEGDKFKFGKHEIVFLEAPMVHWPEVLVSFDTTNGALFSADAFGSFKSLDGRLFNDEVNWDRDWLDEGRRYLTNIVGKYGPHIQHLLKKAGPIVDKIKFICPLHGVVWRNDFGYIIDKYDKWSRYEPEEKGVLIAYASMYGNTENAVEVIAKKLAEKGVTNIKMYDVSNTHVSYLISDLFKYSHLIIASPTYNLGIYPVIHNFVMDIKALNLQNRTVAIVENGSWARKSGDLLQEFFETQVKDIAVLNEKVGLTSSANNVNLDEMDALVDVLVESLKK; encoded by the coding sequence ATGCATAACGTTAGAAATATAACTGAAAATCTTTATTGGATAGGAGCAAACGATCGTCGTCTTGCACTTTTTGAAAATATACACCCTATCCCTGAAGGAGTGTCATATAACTCATATATGTTACTAGATGAAAAAACAGTTGTTTTTGATACTGTTGATTGGTCTGTGACTAGACAATATGTTGAAAATATAGAATATTTATTAAATGGAAGAGAATTAGACTACTTAGTAGTACATCATATGGAACCAGATCACTGTGGTTCAATTGAAGAACTAGCTCTTCGTTATCCAAATTTAAAAATTATATCATCTGAAAAAGGATTTATGTTCATGAGACAGTTTGGATACAAAAGTATCAATGGACATGAATTAATTGAAGTAAAAGAAGGAGATAAATTTAAATTTGGTAAACATGAAATAGTATTTTTAGAAGCACCTATGGTTCACTGGCCAGAAGTTCTAGTAAGTTTTGATACAACAAATGGAGCTTTATTCTCAGCTGACGCTTTTGGTTCTTTTAAATCACTTGATGGAAGACTATTTAATGATGAAGTAAATTGGGATAGAGATTGGTTAGATGAAGGACGTCGTTATTTAACAAACATTGTTGGAAAATATGGACCTCATATCCAACATCTATTGAAAAAAGCAGGACCAATTGTAGATAAAATTAAATTTATTTGTCCTCTACATGGTGTAGTTTGGAGAAATGACTTTGGATATATAATAGATAAATATGATAAATGGAGCAGATATGAACCTGAAGAAAAAGGTGTGTTAATTGCTTATGCTTCAATGTATGGAAATACTGAAAATGCAGTTGAAGTTATAGCTAAAAAATTAGCTGAAAAGGGAGTTACAAACATAAAAATGTATGATGTTTCTAACACTCATGTTTCATATTTAATTTCAGACTTATTTAAATATAGCCATTTAATTATAGCTTCTCCTACATATAACTTAGGAATTTATCCTGTTATCCATAACTTTGTAATGGATATTAAGGCATTAAACTTACAAAATAGAACAGTTGCAATAGTTGAAAATGGTTCTTGGGCAAGAAAATCAGGAGATTTATTACAAGAATTCTTTGAAACTCAAGTAAAAGATATTGCTGTTTTAAATGAAAAAGTAGGTCTAACTTCATCAGCTAACAATGTAAACCTTGATGAAATGGATGCACTTGTTGATGTTTTAGTTGAATCTTTAAAAAAATAA
- a CDS encoding acyl-CoA dehydrogenase family protein — MLFKTTEEHEALRMQVREFVETEVKPIAAMLDKENKFPHEAIEKFGKMGFMGLPYPKEYGGAGKDILSYAIAVEELSRVDGGTGVILSAHVSLGSYPIFAFGTEEQKKKYLTPLAKGEKLGAFGLTEPNAGSDAGGTETTAVKEGDYYILNGEKIFITNADVAETYVVFAVTTPDIGTKGISAFIVEKGWEGFTFGDHYDKLGIRSSSTCQLLFNNVKVPKENLLGKEGDGFKIAMSTLDGGRIGIAAQALGIAQGAFEHALEYAKEREQFGKPIAFQQAVSFKLADMATKLRTARFLIYSAAELKEHHEPYGMESAMAKQYASDIALEVVNDALQIFGGSGYLKGMEVERAYRDAKITTIYEGTNEIQRVVIAAHLIGKPPKSDAVAVAKKKKGPVTGPRKNIIFKDGSAKEKVAALVAALKADGYDFTVGIPLNTPIGKSERVVSAGKGIGDKKNMKLIEKLATQAGASVGCSRPVAETLQYLPLDRYVGMSGQKFVGNLYIACGISGALQHLKGIKDATTIVAINTNANAPIFKNADYGIVGDIAEILPLLTKELDNGEAKKDAPPMKKMKRVLPKVMYSPHVYVCSGCGHEYNPEIGDEDSDIKPGTRFKDLPEDWTCPDCGDPKSGYIDAK; from the coding sequence ATGCTTTTTAAAACTACTGAAGAACACGAAGCTCTTCGTATGCAAGTGAGAGAATTTGTTGAAACTGAGGTTAAACCTATTGCAGCAATGCTAGACAAAGAAAATAAATTCCCGCATGAAGCGATAGAGAAGTTTGGGAAAATGGGATTCATGGGACTACCATATCCAAAAGAATATGGTGGAGCTGGGAAAGATATACTTAGCTATGCGATAGCTGTTGAAGAGTTATCGAGAGTTGATGGAGGAACAGGAGTTATATTATCTGCCCATGTTTCTTTAGGGTCATATCCTATATTTGCTTTTGGTACAGAAGAACAAAAGAAAAAATATCTTACACCTTTAGCTAAAGGGGAAAAGTTAGGAGCATTTGGACTTACTGAACCTAATGCTGGATCAGATGCAGGTGGAACTGAAACAACTGCAGTTAAAGAAGGAGATTATTACATATTAAATGGAGAAAAAATCTTCATAACAAATGCTGATGTTGCAGAAACTTATGTAGTTTTTGCTGTAACTACTCCTGATATTGGAACAAAAGGTATAAGTGCTTTCATAGTTGAAAAAGGATGGGAAGGGTTCACATTTGGAGATCACTATGATAAATTAGGTATTCGTTCATCTTCAACTTGTCAATTATTATTTAATAATGTAAAGGTTCCTAAAGAAAACCTTTTAGGAAAAGAAGGAGACGGATTTAAAATAGCTATGTCTACTCTTGATGGAGGACGTATAGGTATAGCTGCTCAAGCATTAGGAATTGCACAAGGTGCTTTCGAACATGCTTTAGAATATGCAAAAGAAAGAGAACAATTTGGAAAACCAATAGCTTTCCAACAAGCTGTTTCATTTAAACTTGCAGATATGGCAACAAAATTAAGAACAGCTAGATTCTTAATATACAGTGCTGCTGAATTAAAAGAACACCATGAACCATATGGAATGGAATCTGCAATGGCAAAACAATATGCTTCAGATATAGCTTTAGAAGTTGTAAATGATGCTCTACAAATATTCGGTGGTTCTGGATATTTAAAAGGAATGGAAGTAGAAAGAGCATACAGAGATGCTAAAATTACTACTATCTATGAAGGAACAAATGAAATTCAAAGAGTTGTTATAGCAGCTCACTTAATAGGAAAACCACCTAAATCAGATGCAGTAGCAGTAGCTAAAAAGAAAAAAGGTCCAGTTACAGGTCCTAGAAAAAATATAATATTCAAAGATGGATCTGCTAAAGAAAAAGTTGCAGCATTAGTTGCAGCATTAAAAGCAGATGGATATGATTTCACTGTTGGAATTCCTCTTAATACTCCAATAGGAAAATCTGAAAGAGTTGTAAGTGCTGGTAAAGGAATTGGAGATAAAAAGAACATGAAGTTAATTGAAAAATTAGCTACACAAGCAGGTGCTTCAGTTGGATGTTCTAGACCAGTGGCAGAAACATTACAATACCTACCACTTGATCGTTATGTAGGAATGTCAGGACAAAAATTTGTTGGAAACCTATATATAGCTTGTGGAATTTCTGGAGCTTTACAACACTTAAAAGGAATTAAAGATGCAACAACAATAGTTGCTATTAATACAAATGCAAATGCACCAATATTTAAAAATGCTGACTATGGAATAGTTGGAGATATAGCAGAAATACTACCACTATTAACTAAAGAATTAGACAATGGTGAAGCTAAAAAAGATGCTCCTCCTATGAAGAAAATGAAGAGAGTTCTACCTAAAGTAATGTACAGTCCTCATGTGTATGTATGTAGTGGTTGTGGACATGAATACAATCCTGAAATAGGAGATGAAGATTCTGATATCAAACCAGGAACTAGATTTAAAGATTTACCTGAAGATTGGACTTGTCCTGATTGTGGAGATCCAAAATCTGGATATATAGATGCAAAATAA
- the truA gene encoding tRNA pseudouridine(38-40) synthase TruA gives MERKNIKIEFRYDGSRYYGFQRQPDKVTVQGEIEKILKIVTKEDINLISAGRTDRGVHANQQVSNFYTSSNIPVEKYKYLLTRALPKDIDILSVEEVDKNFNARHDAKMREYIYIISWEKNPFEARYCKFVKNKIDVEKLKKIFSSFLGIHDFRNFRLSDCVSKITIREIYSIDINYFSENKLKIYIRGSAFLKSQVRIMVGTALEVYYGNLPENHIELMLNDFSKDYKKNLVEAEGLYLNKIYYS, from the coding sequence ATGGAAAGAAAGAATATAAAAATAGAGTTTAGATATGATGGAAGTAGATACTATGGTTTTCAAAGACAACCTGATAAAGTAACTGTTCAAGGAGAAATAGAGAAGATTTTAAAAATTGTAACAAAAGAAGATATTAATTTAATTTCAGCTGGTAGAACAGATAGAGGAGTCCATGCAAATCAACAAGTATCTAATTTCTATACTTCTTCAAATATTCCAGTTGAGAAATATAAGTATCTTTTGACAAGAGCCTTGCCAAAAGATATAGATATACTTTCAGTTGAAGAGGTAGATAAAAATTTTAATGCTAGACATGATGCAAAAATGAGAGAATATATCTATATTATATCTTGGGAAAAAAACCCTTTTGAAGCAAGATATTGTAAATTTGTAAAAAATAAGATAGATGTGGAAAAACTAAAAAAAATATTTTCTAGTTTTTTAGGTATACATGATTTTAGAAATTTTAGATTGAGTGACTGTGTAAGTAAAATAACTATAAGAGAAATTTATAGCATAGATATAAATTATTTTTCAGAAAATAAATTAAAAATATATATAAGAGGTAGTGCCTTTTTAAAATCTCAAGTTAGGATAATGGTTGGGACTGCTCTTGAAGTATATTATGGGAATTTACCTGAAAATCATATAGAATTGATGCTAAATGATTTTTCTAAAGATTATAAAAAAAATCTTGTTGAAGCCGAAGGGCTTTATTTAAATAAAATTTATTATTCTTGA
- a CDS encoding DHH family phosphoesterase: MADILYDTRLKSEQAPKVIILTHGDADGLVSAMIVKSFEEMENRSKTFLIMSSMDVTSEQTDKTFDYICKYTSLGPKDRVYILDRPIPSIDWLKMKYLAYTNVINIDHHLTNKPTLYKDECCCENIFFHWSDKWSAAYLTLEWFKPLVEKAERYKNLYKKLEDLALATSCWDIFTWKNLGSSQEDILLKKRALAINSAEKILGSEAFYNFITKKTNSQNYTKEIFDYFFLLDEAYSLKINNLYDFAKRVISDFDFKGYKLGVIYGIEGDYQSIIGDKILADKKLNYDVVAFLNVYGTVSFRSKDEVDVSEIAQKLGMLVGYSGGGHKHAAGCRICDKDEMKKKMFEIFEHSMDKIRVL, translated from the coding sequence ATGGCAGATATTCTATATGATACACGGTTGAAGTCAGAACAAGCTCCAAAAGTAATTATTTTGACACATGGAGATGCAGATGGCTTAGTTTCAGCTATGATAGTTAAATCTTTTGAAGAAATGGAGAACAGAAGTAAAACTTTTTTAATCATGAGCAGTATGGATGTTACTTCAGAACAAACAGATAAAACATTTGACTATATCTGTAAATATACATCTTTAGGACCAAAGGATAGAGTATACATCCTAGATAGACCAATACCAAGTATAGATTGGTTAAAAATGAAATATTTAGCTTATACTAATGTAATAAATATTGATCATCATCTAACAAATAAACCTACATTATACAAAGATGAATGTTGTTGTGAAAATATATTTTTTCATTGGAGTGATAAATGGAGTGCGGCCTATTTAACTTTAGAATGGTTCAAGCCTTTAGTTGAAAAAGCAGAACGCTACAAAAATTTATATAAGAAATTAGAAGACCTTGCATTAGCTACTTCTTGTTGGGATATATTTACTTGGAAAAATCTAGGAAGTTCACAAGAAGATATATTGTTGAAAAAAAGGGCTTTAGCAATAAACTCAGCAGAAAAAATTTTAGGCTCAGAAGCATTTTATAATTTCATTACAAAAAAAACAAATTCTCAAAATTATACAAAAGAAATTTTTGATTATTTTTTCTTATTGGATGAGGCATATAGTTTAAAAATAAATAATCTATACGATTTTGCTAAAAGAGTTATAAGTGATTTTGATTTTAAAGGCTATAAATTAGGAGTTATCTATGGTATAGAAGGAGATTATCAATCTATAATAGGAGATAAAATTCTGGCAGATAAGAAACTAAATTATGATGTTGTAGCTTTTTTAAATGTATATGGAACTGTTTCTTTTAGAAGTAAAGATGAAGTAGATGTAAGTGAAATAGCACAAAAATTAGGCATGTTAGTTGGCTATTCAGGTGGTGGTCACAAGCATGCTGCTGGTTGTAGAATTTGTGACAAAGATGAAATGAAGAAAAAAATGTTTGAAATTTTTGAACATTCAATGGATAAAATAAGAGTTTTATAG
- the lpxD gene encoding UDP-3-O-(3-hydroxymyristoyl)glucosamine N-acyltransferase, which translates to MEYKVTDIITLLNAEYKGEVIENVSKLSPFFHSDEKSLTFAADEKFLKNLAQTKAKVIIVPDIELPLIEGKGYIVVKDSPRIIMPKLLHFFSRTLKKIEKMREDSAKIGENVDIAPNVYIGHDVVIGNNVKIFPNVTIGEGVTIGEGTVIYSNVTIREFVKIGKNCVIQPGAVIGSDGFGFVKVNGNNTKINQIGTVIVEDEVEIGANTTIDRGAIGDTIIKKYTKIDNLVQIAHNDIIGENCLIISQVGIAGSTTIGNNVTLAGQVGVAGHLEIGDNTMIGAQSGVPGNVEANKILSGHPLVDHREDMKIRVAMKKLPELLKRVKALEEKNSYN; encoded by the coding sequence ATGGAATATAAGGTAACTGATATCATAACTCTTCTTAATGCTGAATATAAGGGAGAGGTTATAGAAAATGTATCTAAGCTTTCTCCTTTTTTTCATTCAGATGAGAAGAGTTTAACTTTTGCAGCAGATGAAAAATTTTTAAAGAATTTAGCTCAAACAAAGGCAAAGGTAATTATAGTTCCTGATATTGAATTACCATTAATAGAAGGAAAAGGATATATAGTAGTAAAAGATAGTCCAAGAATTATAATGCCTAAGCTTTTACATTTTTTTAGTAGAACTTTAAAGAAAATAGAAAAAATGAGAGAGGATTCAGCTAAAATTGGGGAAAATGTAGATATAGCTCCTAATGTCTATATAGGACATGATGTAGTTATTGGAAATAATGTTAAGATTTTCCCTAATGTAACCATTGGTGAGGGAGTTACAATTGGAGAAGGAACAGTAATTTATTCTAATGTAACTATAAGAGAATTTGTTAAGATAGGTAAAAATTGTGTTATACAACCAGGAGCAGTAATAGGCTCTGATGGTTTTGGCTTTGTAAAAGTTAATGGAAATAACACTAAGATAAATCAAATAGGAACTGTCATAGTTGAAGATGAAGTAGAAATTGGAGCAAACACAACTATTGATAGAGGAGCTATCGGAGATACAATTATAAAGAAATATACAAAGATTGATAACCTAGTCCAAATAGCTCATAATGATATTATAGGAGAAAATTGTCTAATAATATCTCAAGTTGGAATAGCAGGAAGTACAACAATAGGAAATAATGTTACTTTAGCTGGTCAAGTTGGAGTTGCAGGGCATCTTGAAATAGGTGATAATACTATGATAGGAGCACAATCAGGAGTTCCTGGAAATGTTGAAGCTAATAAGATACTATCAGGACATCCACTTGTCGATCATAGAGAAGATATGAAAATAAGAGTTGCTATGAAAAAATTACCTGAACTTTTAAAAAGAGTAAAAGCACTAGAAGAAAAAAATAGTTACAACTAA